The DNA window CCGCTTTCAAAACGATCGGGAATTTTGCGGTTTCCAGATAGGCAAGCGCTTCCTGCGGATCGGTAAAGTTTTCATAAGCAGCTGTCGGAATGTTGTATTTTTTCATCAGATCTTTGGAAAATGCTTTGGAGCCTTCCAGGATCGCTGCATTTTTTCTCGGTCCGAATACACGCAGTCCCTCTGCCTCAAAGGCATCTACCACGCCGCCAACCAGCGGATCGTCCATACCGATGACGGTCAGATCGATCGCTTTTTCTTTTGCAAAAGCCACCAGTTTGTCAAATTCCATCGCACCGATGTTGACACATTCTGCATATTCTTCAATTCCCGCATTGCCCGGTGCACAGTAGATTTTGTCAACTTTCGGACTCTGTGCTACTTTCCATGCGATAGCATGTTCTCTTCCGCCGCTCCCTACGATCAGTACTTTCATGTCTTTTCCTCCTATCTGGATCTTACCAGTCCGTCCACTACCTCTATCTTATCATTTGCAATCAGATCAATCGCTTTCGGCATGATCACCCATTCTGCCTCTTCCATAACTCTTCGCTGCAGAACTTCCGGGGTATCTCCCTCTTTCACTTCTACCGCTTTCTGCAGGATAATCGGACCGGTATCCGTTCCCTCATCTACAAAATGCACGGTAGCTCCGGTTACTTTTACGCCTCTTTTTAACACACCTTCATGCACTTTCAGTCCATAATAGCCAGTTCCGCAAAAAGACGGGATCAGTGCCGGATGAATGTTGATGATCTTATTCGGATATGCCTTCACCATGATCTCCGGAATCACAACCAGACATCCTGCCAGGACTACCAGATCTACATCGTAAGACTGGATCGCTGCCAGAAGCGCCTCGTTAAATGCTTCTCGCGTCTCATACTGTTTCGGAGAGATGCATCTTGCCTCGATACCATGTTTTTTCGCCCGCTCCAGTGCGTAGGCGTTGGCATTGTTACTGATCACAACGGAAATCTCCGCGTTGGTGATGGTTCCGTTTACTATGCTGTCGATGATCGCCTGAAGATTGGTACCGCCGCCGGATACCAGAACTGCCATTTTTAACATAAGGTCACTCCCTTTTCACCTTCTGTGATTTTACCGACAACGTACGGCGTATCGCCTGCTGCACGCATAGCTTCCATGGTCTTGTCCACATCTGCCGGATCTACGGCAACGATCATACCGATACCCATATTGTAGGTGTTGTACATCATCTGTTCTGCGATATCCCCTTTCTTTGCCATCAGGGTAAAGATCGGAGGGATCGGATAGCTGTCTTTTTCGATCACTGCGTGAACACCGTCTTTTAACATACGCGGAATATTTTCATAGAATCCGCCACCGGTGATATGGCTGCATGCTTTTACGGTCACACCTGCATTTTTTACATTTTTCAGAGCTTTTACATAGATTCTTGTAGGCGCCAGCAGTGCTTCTCCCAGTGTGGTTCCCAGTTCGTCATAATAGGTATCCAGGGATTCTTTTGTCATATCGAAAACTTTTCTTACAAGAGAAAATCCGTTGCTGTGTACGCCTGTGGATGCCATACCGATCAATACATCTCCGTCTTTCAGGTTTTCGCCGGTGATCATCTCTTTTCTGTCGCAGACACCAACGGCAAATCCTGCCAGATCGTATTCCTCTTCCGGCATCAGACCCGGATGTTCTGCTGTCTCGCCGCCGATCAGGGCTGCATCGGACTGTACGCATCCTTCTGCCACACCGCTTACGATCTGTGCGATCTTCTCCGGATAGTTCTTACCGCAGGCAATGTAATCTAGGAAGAATAATGGTTCTCCGCCTGCACAGGCAATATCATTCACACACATGGCAACCGCATCGATTCCGATGGTATCGTGTTTGTCCATGATCATCGCCAGTTTTACTTTGGTTCCGCATCCGTCTGTTCCGGACAGCAGTACCGGATCTTCCATCTCTTTGATCTTTTTCAGAGAAAATGCACCGGAAAATCCGCCAAGTCCGCCAAGAACTTCTTCTCTCATAGTTCTTTTTACATGTTCCTTCATCAGTTCTACGGATTTGTAACCTGCTTCAATATCTACTCCAGCTTTCTTGTAATCCATCTTGATCCTCCATCTGCTCTGCGGCACTTTTATTTTGTATAGTTCTTATATCCTACTTCTTTTAATTTTGCGTCTTTTGCTTCTACTTCTTCTTTCATTTCCTGTGTATATGCTTTCAGGCGGGAGAGCAGCGCATCGTCAGATGTTGCAAGAATCTTTGCTGCGAGAATCGCTGCATTGGCTCCTCCGTTGATTGCCACGGTTGCCACCGGGATACCGGTCGGCATCTGTACGATCGAATACAGGGAATCTCTGCCTCCCAGAGAAGTGGTATGCATCGGGATACCGATCACCGGCATCGGGAAAATAGCAGCACACATACCCGGCAGATGGGCAGCCATACCGGCGCCTGCAATGATTACTTTAAATCCTTTCTCCTCTGCGCTCTTCGCATACTCAAAGAATACATCTGGTTCTCTGTGTGCAGAAATAATCGTCATCTCGTAATCTACGCCTAATTTTTCCAACATTGCTGCGGCTTTGCTCATCACCGGCATGTCAGAATCACTTCCCATAACAATTCCTACTTTAGCCATTGCTTGTCTCCTTTGCTCATAAATACTTATTAGTTCTTCTTATAAGTAGTTTTAATTAATTCATCCCTACTTATTAGTAATAATACTAAGTCTGTCACTTCTTGTCAATATAAATCATGAAAATTGCCAGGAACAGTCAAAAAAAGAGAACCTCCCCACAGGCTGTTCTCTTTTCTTCTCTGTTATCCGATCAGTTGTTCCAGATATTCTTTTCCTGCCAGAATATCTTTTTTCTGTTCTTCTCCTGAGATTTCTCTCTCGATGGTAATATCTCCGTCATATCCCGCTTCTTTTAACCGTTCGACAAAGACCGGATAATTGACCTTTCCCTGCCCGATCGGCACTTCTTCTCCAAGAAAATGACCGTCCGTCGGGTATTTTCCGTCTTTTCCGTGGACACCGCGCACATATTCCCCGAAGACCTCCAGCGCATCCACCGGGTTAGCTTTTCCGTACATTAAAAGATTCGCCGGATCCAGATTCACTCCCACGCATCCTTCGCCCACGCTCTTTTCAATATCCTGCATCGCACGTTTCAATGTAACCGGCGTCTCCTGTCCGGTTTCGAATAAGAAGACCTGTCCGTTCTTTTTGCACCGTTCTGCCACTTCTTTGCAGGCGTTCAGTGTTCCCTGATAATTAGGATCATATGGATTTTCCGGCATATAGCCTACATGGGTGACAAAATCAATGACACCCAGTTTCTTTGCAAAATCGGAACCTTCCAGAAGCATTCTCACGCGCTCTGCCCGATAATCTGCCGGAACCAGACCGAGTGTCAGCTGACCATCATAAAAATCCCAGACTTTCCGTCCGCCCCAGCCACACCAGAATGCACTGATAGTAATCCCGTGTTTTTCGGCTGCCGCCAGAATCGCTTCTGCTGCCTTCTCATCGTTGATAATTTTCCGCTCCCAGCATACCAGCTGACAGCTCTCCATGCCCATCGCACGGACTTCCGCAAATTTTTCATCAATATCTGTGTCCGCTTCCATACGGACGATCACTCCTACCCGCATATGTTCCCTCCTGTATTTCTCAGATATACATTTCTTTTTTCTCACGAAGATACAGCTTCGCAGCTTCCCACTCTTCCAATGCCTGTTCTACGGATTTTACGCCTTCCTGAAGCGGCGCGAGAGTGATTTCTTTTCCATCCTGCAGACATTCCAGAAAATACTTGATCTCTGTATAATATGGTCCGAGGTTCGTGATGTTGATACCGGTATTCGTCTGTCCCTCATACTCCGGATGCAACTCGGGAACAATCTCTGTTCCATCAGCTTTGTATACCGCAAGCCCCGGCTGCCCTGCCTGATTAAAGTAAACAGTTCCTTTTTCAAAATACGCCCGGAATCCTGCCTGGAATTTCGGTATCGGAGACACATCCCACACCCCTTCTGCTGTAGCAAATACATCACCGAACTCATAGGTGGTAATTACCTGATTGATCATACCGGAGTCAAATGTCGTTGCCCGCACTTCAAAATCATCCGGCTCTCCCAGCATGTATCTTAGGAAATCCAGATCATGGATGTGAAGATCCAGCACGACCGAACCGCTCTTTTTCTCATCATGGAACCATCCCTCAAATCCCCAGCGGACATTGCCGCTCACACGTTGCATCACGATCGATTTAAGCTTTCCGAGTGTCTTGTTATCGTACACTTCTTTCAGATAGCGGTATTCGTCAAAGGCACGGACCACCTGTCCTACCATGACTTTCACTCCTGTTTCTTTCTGTGTCTCCAAAAGCAGTTCTCCTTCTTCTCTGGTCAGGCAGACCGGTTTTTCTACCAGAACATTCATGCCCTTTTTCATCGCTGCTACGGCATGCTCTGTATGCAGGTAGCTTGGAAGGCAGATATGTACTGCATCCAGATTTTCACGTTCGATCAGTTCCATTCCATAAGTATAGGTCCGCGCTTCGGGAAATTCTGCTGCTGCTTTCTGTAAAAATTCTTCCCGGCAGTCCGCCAGTGCGACCACTTCCACATCCATCTGGGAAGACAGAACTTTTAAGGACAGATAATGAGTAGTTCCCATTCCGCCACATCCAATGACTCCTACTTTCATCTTTTGATACCTCCTCTTGCTGTTTCCTGTGTATTTATGTATTATTTTGTGTTTTGTAACTGTTCAGTACCTTCACAGTTACGAGCCAAAATGCATTTAAAATCACCTTCGGTGATGGCATTTTGGCTTGTATGTCTCAGGATTTTAGCATATTCATGCCAAAACACTTCGCGGTACAGTGGCTACTGAATAGTTACTGTGTTTTTTGCTTTTTTTCTCTTTTACATTAGCATTGCCTGTAATTTCTGTCAATTTTTATTTTTACCTGCTCAAATTTCAAAAGCGACCGGAAATCAACTCAGAACTTTTCAAGGTTCTCTCTGATTTCCGGTCGCTTTTTTATCCTCTGTGTACTTTTTTATTTTTCCAGCGCATCCAGTTCTTTATTCAGTTCTTCTGTTCCTGCAAGCACAAATCTTCCATCCTGAATCAGCGAAATCTCTCTTCCGTCCTCCGTCTCCACCAGAATAGCTCCTAGTTCATCGTACGGGATCGTGATATCGGTGTGGCAGCCAAAATACGCCTTGCTCACATCTTCTTTTCTCAGGATCGAGACTTCATTGTCTCTCGCTATGATCTCTTTTCCATCCGGGTTATATACTTTCGTATCTTCTGCCCAGCTGTAACACGTATCTCCCACTGCAAAGTGCGGTCCTGTCTTTTCTGCGATCAGGATCGGAAGTTTCGCCTCGATGCCATATTCTCTCGCCACCCGGTATGCCGTTGTGTTGGTTCCGATCGCAAACTCACCCATCGGAAGTGTCGGATGATGATAGAGAATATTTTCCCGGATGTATTTTTTATTTTCTTCCTCGGAATCAAAATTGGTACAGGTATAGTCTGTAATCTTTCCATCCGTAAAATCCAGTTCCAGATTCTGATACTGCAGTTCATTCAGATAAACTTTCGTTACATGCAGCTTTCCGTTTGTTCCCGCCAGTTTCGGAGAGGTAAATACTTCCCCCACCGGGATATTGACATCTGCCACGCAGTTTTCAAAATTCGTCTGTTTTTCCGGATCTTCCAGTTTGTGAAGCTGTACACGCAGATCTGTCCGGTTTTCACCTTTTCCCAGAATATGCACACTCGTTCCAAGATCCAGTGCATCGATCAGCTTTTGCTGAATCTGCTGATACAGATTATAGTCCAACGTATTGATTTTTACCGTCTCACGAAAGATTTCTTCAAACTGATCTCCGATCGCCGGTACCGGATAGGCGATGATCGTGAAACTTCTCTCCTCGCCTTTGATATAACGGTTCGTAATCTGACCAATCTCATTTTGCATATGCACTTTTAACTTCTGCTGCTTTTCCGTAAGCTTCATCGCATATTCACAGGTCTCCGGTACAAATGGCCGTTCTCCGAAGATTTCCACAACGGCAGGTCCGGCATGCACACCCGCCAGTTCCTTATAAGTTTCATATGCCCCGCGGGTTGCCCGCAGCTTCCGGCTGACAAAATCATCATCCAGATACAGTGCAATATCGTTACGGTGGTCATAGTCAAACTGTGGATTCGGAATCGCTCCGTAATAGCCGATCCGGTGCAGTCCCTTATTTACCATGTGCACAGCACTCCGGTAGATCACCGGCTGTAATCCCATCTGCTCAAACTGCGTAATCGCAGCACGGATCATCCGCTCAAATCCCAGCACATACCGAATATTCACGGTTTTCTTTCTGGACAAATCTTTGCCGGTAGCGATAAAACCGATCCGATAACCTTCCGTATAGGTACACGCCATCGCAGTAATTTCTTCTTCCGGCAGCGTATTTAAAAAGGCGGCAGTCTTTTCTTCCTCTTCGGTCACATATTCACCGAACTGATACAGATACCGAAGATCCTTCAGATCTGCATCTTTTATGATCTTTACTGCAAAATCCAGTGACGGATCCACCGCCTGGCGCACCCGTTCTTCTACCATCTCCTGACAGTAATCGTTCACATACCAGTATAAGATTTTCCGTACATTTTCTCTGGTCGGTACTTCCCCGTCCTCAAACTCGCTGTACACCTGCAAAAACAGTTCCAGTCCCACCAGAAAATCCCAGTTTTTCTGCTCCCAGGCATACACGATCATTCCGCGAAGTTCTGTATACAGAAAACTTAATAAAACGCCTAAATCTTCTCCCAGCATCTTTGCCGCATAATCCGGACTTGCATAGGAAGTCGGGTAGTTCTCCGGCAGAATATCCTGATAGCACTGCGTATTTTCCCGGCGCAGCTCTTCCAGGGACAGTTTTTTCATCTCTCCGGCTTCCACCCGGTCGCGCAGGCGGATCATCTCTTCGAGAAATCCGGCTGTTTTTTTAAAAAAGTCCAGATACGGCTTTGCCACCGTCTTTTCCTCCCGGATCTCGCGGATCCTTTCCACAGCCAGATCATATCTTTCTTTTGCTAATTCATCCACAGGCAATCCCTCTACATTTCTTTTTACTTGTTCTCGTTTTATAATCCAATCAGGATCAGTGCCAGCCAGCCCACGGAGATCACTCCGTTTGCCATCGCCCCCATCACACTGAACCGATAATTTTTTCCTTTTTCTTTAAAACTCTTCATTCCGATCACAAAGCCGCTGACCGAAAAAAGCACTGCCATCAGACCAAGCGCTCCGATCCAGCTTTCTGCTTTCCCTTCCCAGAAAAAAGAGAGACACGCAGATACCAGAAACAGCAGCAGCGAGCAGCCGGCAAAAACCATTGAAGAAAAACCGCCCTCTGTCTCTTCTTTCCTGGTAAATGTGTATTTAAATTTTCTTCTCATAAATCATTCTCCTTATCCCGTTACAGATCCAAAAGGACAGATACCCGAGCAATACACCAAGTGTATTTAAGATCAGATCGTCCACATCAAAACATCCCACTTTAAAAACCAGCTGGATCGATTCCACCAGAAGACTTAAGCCAAATCCAAGAGCCGTTACCACAGCTCCGTTTCGTAAGCGTCTGCTCAGAATCGGAAGAAAGAATCCAAACGGCAGGAAACCGATCACATTTCCCGCCAGATTCAGAAATGCCACCCAGAATCCTACCCGGTGACGATAGATCCAGAATCTTTTGATTTCTTGAAACGGTGTCAGATTGTATCGATATATCCGCTGATCAAAGCTTGTCCTTCCGTACTCCTCCGAAAGGAACAGAAAATAGACCAGCAATCCTATATAAATCACAAACAGAATCCAGCTTATGATCCGGATTCTGTTTTTTGTTTCTTTTTTCACTTCTTTATTTACCCCTTGATCCCCGTACTTCGGCTTACGCCTTTCTAAAAAGTAATCTGATATTTCTGTTTCAGAAGCTTCGCTCCTGTCACGATCATCAACACACCGGAGACAATTCCTGTCACCAGTACCACGATGCCGAGCGCAAGGCTGGCACCGCCGCTGTGGGAAATTGTCCGGTAAATTTTTTCATTGTTCATCTCTGTTACCTCTTTCCCTTTTTATTTTGCACCGTACTGTTCATAATATGCGTCGATGGCTGCTTTTAACGCATCGTCGATCACTACTTTTCCGTTGCATTCTTTGTTATACAGGCATTCTACCACATCTGCCATGGATACGATCGCTGCAGTTTCAAATCCATACAGGTCTTTGATCTCATCCAGCGCGCATTTTTCTCCGCCTTTTCCTACTTCCATACGGTTCAGAGATACCATCAGACCAACGATTGTTACATCTGCTGCATTTCTTACTTTCGGTACGGTCTCCTCCATGGATTTACCGGAAGTTGTGACATCCTCGATCATGATGACTCTGTCACCGTCTTTTAATTTACTTCCCAGGAAGCTTCCCTTATCTGCACCGTGATCTTTCTCTTCTTTTCTGTCGGAGCAGTAGCGTACTTCTTTTCCATAAAGTTCACTGTAGGCGATAGCCGTTACAACGCCAAGGGGAATTCCTTTGTAAGCCGGTCCGAATAATACGTCAAAATCATCTCCGTAAGTATCATGAATTGCTTTTGCATAATACTCACCCAGTCTCTTCAGCTGAGATCCTGTTACATAAGCACCTGCATTCATAAAGAACGGTGATTTTCTTCCGCTTTTGAGCGTAAAGTCACCGAATTTTAATACGTCACTCTCTACCATAAATTTAATAAAATCCTGCTTATACTGTTCCATGCTCTGTCATCCTCCTGTTTTTCGGCGTGCGCCCGAATTTTTCCATATCTATGATAAGTATACTACGTTACGCACTTTTTTTCAACTGTTGCGTGAACCTGCGCTTTTCCGTATATATGCCAAAAGAACGGCAGTGAAAAACCGCCGTTCTCTTAGTTTAATTCAACGCATCATATCCTGTCTCTTTTGTCCGGATCTTCATCGCTGTCCGGATCTCATAGCTGAAGATTTTTCCGTCTCCCACCTCTCCGGTATACGCTGCTTTCTGGATCGCCTCGATCGTCTTTTTCTCCCATTCTTCGGAAGATACCACGATCTCAAATTTGATCTTCGGCTGCATGACCACATCCACCTGAGTTCCACGAACCAGTTTTTTATATCCACGCTGAGTACCACATCCCATAACCTGAGATACGGTGATGCCATTCACTTTGATATCATTTAACGCCTGTTTGACATCATCAAAGACTTCCTCTCTGACGATGGCTTCTACTTTTATCATCATAATTTTCTGTTCTCCTTTTTATGAATCCAGTCCATTGAAGGTCGGATACGCACTTTCACCCTGTTCAGAGATATCCAGACCGATTCTCTCTTCTTTGTCGCTGACGCGGATCGGCGTAATGCGTTTTACCAGCCACAGACAGATCAGTGTTCCGACAATAGCAACCGCTGCCGTCACAACGATGCCGACAATCTGTGCGACAAAGAGCCAATACTCTCCGAAGATCAGTCCGTCCCAGCGTGCCACCGGGTTAATGGAACTTTTTGCAAAGATTCCGGTTGCGATACCTCCCCAGATACCGCCGATTCCATGGCATCCGAAGGCATCCAGTGCATCATCAATTTTCAGTTTCCCTTTAATTGTAGAAATCGTAAAGCAGCAGATCGGGCTTACCAGTCCACCGATCAGGAAAGAAGACCAGATCGGAACAAATCCTGCTCCCGGTGTGATGGCCACCAGACCGATGACCAGTCCGGTGGACGCACCAACCAGTGTCGGTTTTCCGTCCTTGATCACATCTATCAACATCCAAGTCAGCATCGCACTGGCACTGGACACCGCTGTCGTCAGAAATGCATGTGCTGCCAAACCATTCGCTGCCAATGCGCTTCCCGCGTTGAATCCGAACCAGCCGAACCATAACAGAAATGCTCCCAGCGCTACAAACGGTATATTATGTACTCTATATGCTGTATTTTCATAACCTTTTCTTCTTCCCAGTATGATGGCAAATACCAGTGCGCTCACACCGGAACTGATATGAACCACATTACCGCCGGCAAAATCCACGGAACCGATCTCTGCCAGGAATCCGCCTTCGCCCCATACCATATGTGCCATCGGATAGTATACCAGAATCGACCAGAACAGAACAAAGAAAAACAGGGCTTTGAATTTTACCCTTCCCACCAGGGATCCCGTGATCAGCGCCGGTGTGATCATTGCAAACATCATCTGAAAGGCAATATAAACAAAATGAGGAATCGTTGCCGCATACGGTCCTGCATCATCCATTCCGATTCCGTTCAGGCAAAACCATCGGAAATCACCGATTATTCCGCCGTGATTGCCACCAAAAGAGAGGGAATATCCGAAAAGTATCCACATAACTACGGAAAGTCCCATGATAAAGGTACACGCCATCATAGTATTTACCACATTTTTTCTTCGCACCAGCCCTCCATAGAAAAAGGCAAGACCCGGTGTCATAAAAAATACCAGTGCCGTGCAGATCAACATAAATCCAGTGTCTCCTGCGTTCATAATAACATCCTCCTTTTTTCTTACGCTTTTTAATCTTACGCAAAAGGCGCCAGAAGAAATATTTCTTTCTTCTGACGCCTTTGTCGGCTCTTATTATAGCAAAAGGTTCTGTTACTTTCAAGTGGTAAATTAATAAATTTACTATTTGACAATACCAACCATATCTTTTACGGATGAGAAACCGTTTTTCTTCATATAGGCTTCGATTCCGTCGATCACTTCCATCGTCACTGCCGGATTGTGGAAGTTGGCGGTTCCCACAGATACAGCGCTTGCTCCGGCAAGGATGAACTCAATTGCGTCCTCTGCGCAGGAGATACCGCCCATACCGATGATCGGGATGTTGACTGCCTGTGCCACCTGGTAGACCATACGGACAGCGATCGGTTTTACGATCGGACCGGATACGCCGCCGGTTTTATTTGCCAGGGCAAAGGTCTTTCTGTTGATATCGATCTTCATACCGGTCAGTGTGTTGATCAGAGATACCGCATCGGCACCACCGGCTTCCGCTGCCTTTGCAATCTCTGTGATATCCGTTACATTCGGTGTCAGTTTCATGATCACCGGCTGTTTTGCGATTTTTTTGATCTGTCCGGTCAGTTCTTCCACATGATGTGCATCCTGACCGAAAGCCAGAAATCCTGCATTGACATTCGGGCAGGAAATGTTGATCTCCATCATGTCAATCGGTTCGTCTGCCAGCCGTTCTACCACCGCCAGATATTCTTCCGGTGCGTGTCCGCATACATTGACAATGATTTTTGTATCGTACTGTTTCAGAAACGGGATATCTCTTTTGCAGAACAGATCAATTCCAGGGTTCTGCAAACCAATCGCATTCATCATACCACCGTAGACTTCTGCCACGCGCGGGGTAGGATTGCCGCTCCATGGAACATTTGCCACACCTTTGGTGGTCACTGCTCCCAGACGGTTCAGATCCACATATTCTGAAAATTCTTCTCCAGATCCAAATGTTCCGGATGCCACAGTTACCGGATTTTTCCATTCTACGCCGGCAATATTTACACTCATATCCATCAGATTTCCACCTCCGTAGAAAGAAAGACCGGTCCGTCTTTACAGATTCTCTTATTGTTCACGTTGCTGTGTGCATCTTTTTCTTTTGACTTGCAGACACATGCCAGGCAGGCACCGATACCGCATGCCATACGCTCTTCCAGTGAAATATAACATTCGATATTATTTGCCTCGGCATACTGTTTGATCGCCCGAAGCATCGGTGTCGGACCGCAGGCATAGATGATATCCGCTTCCAGTTTCTGTTCCCGGATTGCATCCATTACATTTCCCTTTGTTCCCACGCTGCCATCTTCTGTGGAAATATACAGTTCTCCGGCTGCTTCAAATTCTTCTTTTAAGAAGGTCTGCGCGTTGCGGTATCCCACAACGATTTGTTTTTTCTCGCACTGCATCTGTTTTGCCAGTTCCAGGATCGGCGGTACTCCGATACCTCCGCCCATCAGAAAAACTCGTTTTCCCTCTGCTTTTTCTACAGGGAAACCATTTCCCAGCGGTCCGATCACTGGGATCGTATCTCCGGCTTTCAGTCCGGAAAATTCTTCGGTTCCGGTCTTCGTTCCCGTGACACGGTACACCAGGCGAAGGCGACTGTTTTCCCGGTCGATCTCACAAAGACTGATCGGACGGGGAAGTAGTTTGCTTCCATCCTTACTATACAACGATACAAACTGTCCCGGTTTTGCTTCTTTCCCGATGTTTTCCGTCTGAATCCACATGCTGAAAATTCCGTCACCAATTTCTTTCTGACAGATCACAGTACAGATTTCTTTCTTTTTCATGTTCGATACTCCTGTCTTTTCCAGTTTATTTTGCCGCCTGCAGTGCACCGTCGATATCTGCGATCATATCTTTTACCGCCTGACGAGATGCCTCTGCAAAGTTCTGAGATCCAAACTGTGCATATGCTTCCTGTTTGTATGCTGCGATGATACCTCTGGAAGAGTTGATGATCGCACCCAGTCCGTCTTCATTAAAGAAATGTACCAGATCTTTTCCTCTTCCGCCCTGTGCGCCGTAGCCAGGTACCAGAATAAAGGTCTTCGGCATCAGTTTTCTTAATACTTTTCCCTGTTCCGGATACGTTGCTCCTACAACCGCACCGATATAGCTGTAGGAATCGCCCATATGTTCTTTGCCCCACGCATCTACCTGTTCTCCTACCCACTCATACAGCGGACGACCGTCGATCAGACGATCCTGGAACTCTCCGCTGGACGGGTTGGAAGTTTTTACCAGGATAAACAGGCCTTTGTTTTCCTCTTTGCAAACCTTGATGAACGGTTTGATGCCGTCAGAACCGAGATACGGATTGACAGTAGCAAAATCCTCATCAAATCCTGCGAACTGCTGGGAACCTACTTTTACTTTTCCCAGATGACCTACCGCATAAGCCTCGGAAGTGGAACCGATATCTCCACGTTTTACATCACCGATGACTACCAGTCCTTTTTCATGGCAGTAATCCACGGTCTTTTTAAATGCTTTCACACCTTCGATACCGAACTGCTCATACATGGCAACCTGTGGTTTTACCGCCGGGATCAGATCATAGGTAGCATCCACGATTTCTTTATTAAACTGCCAGATGGCTTCTGCTGCACCTTCGAGTGTCTCACCGTACTCTGCAAATGCACGTTTCTGGATGTGTTCCGGTACATAATTTAACATCGGA is part of the Blautia faecicola genome and encodes:
- the pyrE gene encoding orotate phosphoribosyltransferase, which gives rise to MEQYKQDFIKFMVESDVLKFGDFTLKSGRKSPFFMNAGAYVTGSQLKRLGEYYAKAIHDTYGDDFDVLFGPAYKGIPLGVVTAIAYSELYGKEVRYCSDRKEEKDHGADKGSFLGSKLKDGDRVIMIEDVTTSGKSMEETVPKVRNAADVTIVGLMVSLNRMEVGKGGEKCALDEIKDLYGFETAAIVSMADVVECLYNKECNGKVVIDDALKAAIDAYYEQYGAK
- a CDS encoding P-II family nitrogen regulator → MMIKVEAIVREEVFDDVKQALNDIKVNGITVSQVMGCGTQRGYKKLVRGTQVDVVMQPKIKFEIVVSSEEWEKKTIEAIQKAAYTGEVGDGKIFSYEIRTAMKIRTKETGYDALN
- a CDS encoding ammonium transporter, with product MNAGDTGFMLICTALVFFMTPGLAFFYGGLVRRKNVVNTMMACTFIMGLSVVMWILFGYSLSFGGNHGGIIGDFRWFCLNGIGMDDAGPYAATIPHFVYIAFQMMFAMITPALITGSLVGRVKFKALFFFVLFWSILVYYPMAHMVWGEGGFLAEIGSVDFAGGNVVHISSGVSALVFAIILGRRKGYENTAYRVHNIPFVALGAFLLWFGWFGFNAGSALAANGLAAHAFLTTAVSSASAMLTWMLIDVIKDGKPTLVGASTGLVIGLVAITPGAGFVPIWSSFLIGGLVSPICCFTISTIKGKLKIDDALDAFGCHGIGGIWGGIATGIFAKSSINPVARWDGLIFGEYWLFVAQIVGIVVTAAVAIVGTLICLWLVKRITPIRVSDKEERIGLDISEQGESAYPTFNGLDS
- a CDS encoding dihydroorotate dehydrogenase yields the protein MDMSVNIAGVEWKNPVTVASGTFGSGEEFSEYVDLNRLGAVTTKGVANVPWSGNPTPRVAEVYGGMMNAIGLQNPGIDLFCKRDIPFLKQYDTKIIVNVCGHAPEEYLAVVERLADEPIDMMEINISCPNVNAGFLAFGQDAHHVEELTGQIKKIAKQPVIMKLTPNVTDITEIAKAAEAGGADAVSLINTLTGMKIDINRKTFALANKTGGVSGPIVKPIAVRMVYQVAQAVNIPIIGMGGISCAEDAIEFILAGASAVSVGTANFHNPAVTMEVIDGIEAYMKKNGFSSVKDMVGIVK
- a CDS encoding dihydroorotate dehydrogenase electron transfer subunit, with the protein product MKKKEICTVICQKEIGDGIFSMWIQTENIGKEAKPGQFVSLYSKDGSKLLPRPISLCEIDRENSRLRLVYRVTGTKTGTEEFSGLKAGDTIPVIGPLGNGFPVEKAEGKRVFLMGGGIGVPPILELAKQMQCEKKQIVVGYRNAQTFLKEEFEAAGELYISTEDGSVGTKGNVMDAIREQKLEADIIYACGPTPMLRAIKQYAEANNIECYISLEERMACGIGACLACVCKSKEKDAHSNVNNKRICKDGPVFLSTEVEI
- the pyrF gene encoding orotidine-5'-phosphate decarboxylase, which translates into the protein MINKLIEKIQKTHAPIVVGLDPMLNYVPEHIQKRAFAEYGETLEGAAEAIWQFNKEIVDATYDLIPAVKPQVAMYEQFGIEGVKAFKKTVDYCHEKGLVVIGDVKRGDIGSTSEAYAVGHLGKVKVGSQQFAGFDEDFATVNPYLGSDGIKPFIKVCKEENKGLFILVKTSNPSSGEFQDRLIDGRPLYEWVGEQVDAWGKEHMGDSYSYIGAVVGATYPEQGKVLRKLMPKTFILVPGYGAQGGRGKDLVHFFNEDGLGAIINSSRGIIAAYKQEAYAQFGSQNFAEASRQAVKDMIADIDGALQAAK